The window ACTATAACAACTTAATTTTATACTGATCTACTGCAATCAGCTTTTCCAAACCCCACTTTAAGACTTCTGAGATCAAATTCCACCCAAAGATTCTGCTGATGAAAATTCCCAATAATATTACTTGTAGCACCTAACAACTCTGACCTCCCAATTCCGAAGCAGTGGACCCCGCCTCCGACATTCTCCAGCACCCTCTCCTTCTCGATCATGATCTCCACACCTTTGTCGAATTGGAATACAAGGTCTCCGATTGATCTCCCTATCTCCACTGCATTCCCATCAAAACACATGTCCAGAGTGTTTTCGTAAACAAAGCCTCTTTTTATTTTTCCACCTACTAATCTCACGATTTCCTGCCTCACTTTTGTGTAAGCGGCGTCTACTAAGAATGTGTACTCCGTGCCAGAATCGATCATCGTCTGCCCAGCGCCACCAGCGTTTGGTAAAAACGTTGATGACGCTATGTCGAGTTTCTTCCCGCCAATACTTATTCCAACCATTTTTAAAGTATATGCCAGAGGATCAAAATTAGGCATCAAATGACTTCTAGCGAATGTCAGAATGTCGACGTAATGAAATGTATGCGAGTACGGATTTTGACCTAGGTAGAAAACTCCATCTGGCATTACATTGGCGAGCTTCTGGCGAAAAGGGACACAATAAGAAAATTTACTGAGCCTAATTTGGTAAGGTAATGAAAACCTCCCGAGGTTCATCCCTAAAATACCCTCTGCATCGCGTGATTTCATAGCACAGCCTAGGATTAGAGGAGGGGTGCTTTGGTATCGCGAAAAAGATAGTTTCTCTCTGACCAGATTGCCCTCAGCATAAGTTCCATCTGCATAGAAGTAGGAGTAGTGACAGTGTCGAGTTCTGTCACATGAGGTGGGGAGGGTAAAATCAGGAATTGCAGGTTTACATTGTGGATGGTTGCATGGGAGTATGGAGTAGGAAGATGAGCGAGACGGATCAAAAGAAGTTTTATGGTGAGGTTTACGCGGGTTTTTCTTGCGACACTGGATCCACGACAGCTGACTGCCTGTGTCGATGACCATTTGTTGTACTTGTGGCGGGGTTCCTATAGGTAAAGAGACTATCAAGGCCATTGAGTATTTAAACCATGACCTGAAGTGAAAGCTTCCGTGTGAGTAGGATTTGGAACTTGCTGATATTTGTTGCGATGAGATTAGAGAAGAGCGGAGAGTGGAGTTGGGAGAAAGAGTGAGCGGAGTTAGAGGGAAGGAGAGGGACAGAGAGTCATTGAAGACCGGACTGAAACTATTTGGATTGAAGTTTTGGATGGCTGAGAGTTCGTTAACATGGTACGAAAACATCACCAGCAAGTGTAGGAAGATGGTAGTGTAAAGAGCCATGAAGATGTAATGAGAGAAGTCTAGGTTCAAGGAGTTGTGAAGTAAGAAAGTTTAAATGGATGGTCGatcacatatatacattttcggTTATGTATTTGTATAAGTGTAGTCTTTGTAggtgtatttgtatttgtagtGTTGGAATGTGAAGAAAAGATGAAACCAGGGCCAGATGAAGTAAGCAGATGAAAAGGTATTAGTTTCCTTAAGTAGGGTTAGGTAGTTGCTTCAGATATCGGTATACTTTATAAGGGTTCGGGTCTCTCACATACGGTCACCGTAACATACTATTAACAATTTTTATTCGTAGAAAAAAATTAATCCGAAATATTCTACTAACGTCAGATTGCACCTATTTTGTAATATACATGTTGTACGTGTAATGAATATATTAGACAGAGGGAGAGCTTAACTATTAAGCATCCTTCCTGCCTCAACTGAATGAAACAGAGCGTAATGCATAATATATCAAATGTCTATCTTTAAAACAAAAGGAGAAGAAAAGAATGCAAGCAAAGATTAAAAAAGTGCAGAATATTTGAACAACAAATACATAATAGTCAAAAGCGAACAACTTCCTACAGACTAATGTTTAATGTGCTTTTTGCATTTTTGTTTAATCTGATGTGATATATTTTTACTGCTGGATGCCATACTTTGCTTCTTCCTTGGTGGAGAATGAGTTGCATACCTAATTCAATTTACAAGTAACAACCCCAGAAGGTGTTAAATAAGGATAGTGCTGTAAAGCTGTAACTATGCTTATATTGAAGGCTTCATTGGTACTTGaatttatttctatatatatattactatagtagtagtattgtttttataaactggaaaaataaaaaaaattcaacaaattcaAATCAAACACGTCTCAAACCGTCACCCTACCGATAAGatttacgggggtgtattcgattgggattttaatgcattgtttttagtctatagattttaatggattgtatgggattttgattttgtgcggattcttgacgaaatgtcgcagagttgataggatttaggtataatgcttcaaaatcccattgaatttggtgggatttcaaaaaacttaaaatacaccgaagaatgccacaaaatccatcattttatgaaatgaaaaaaaatccatcagcatttgaataccatcagattttaatggatttcaaacaatcccaatcgaataccctcggattttaaagcataatttaaaatcccaattgaataccaccagattttgtagcataatttaaaatcccaattgaatacctcaagattttaatggatttcaaacaatcccaatcgaataccctcggatttcatgaatgcaaaaaaatgctttaaaatcccaatccaataaatcttaaatattttcCGTTTATATTAATAGTGTTGTTTTTATAAAACAGTAAAGAAAAAAATCAACCAAATCAAATGTGTTAATTAAACACATCTTAAACCCGTCAATCCCTGACAAAAAACACATTAAAGTTACCTCTAAGATGAAATTTACAGTGACCTAAATAGGATGTGTCTGCAAAGATGTTCTAAGCAATAACATTGTTCATTTTACACCTTCTGCAACCTCGTCTTGGTCATCACTCTCTGGAACACTCTCCTCTTCACCAGCGTGTACTAATATGGCCAAACCATACTCTCCTTTGGTGCTCAAGATTGTTTATCTAACAATATATTGAAGTAATAACTATTTACATATGTCTCTATGTGATTTTACACAGCATTTTGGGTCCATGTATTATGCGATAGGGTCATGTttcagagagaaccattagagagagaacccttagaaccattaccttatttctagtattagttagtgttctgcagcagaacttcaaataaaaaaagtattagttaggattctgcagcagaacttcaaatgaaaaaaatgtcttttttatatattatattttaaaactactTTTGAACACATATaacgatgcaaaaaaacatgtacttagatttagatcctgaaaatttatgaaaaatatagggtTCCGTAGCGGAACCTCAGTGATtccatggttctattttaagcattggttctctcttgagcgcgacccttaTGGGATATCTAGTACTATTGCATTATATGAATAAATTCTTCATACATACGTGTCACATGTTTAATTAGTGCACACACTCCTGGAAAAGCAGCCAAATAACCAAGTTTAGAATTCATATTTCTATTTAAAATGTCGACCTTGTACCCCAAAAGCACCCAGAGTACCTAATACTGCCGCCAAGGTCGGCATTATGCATCGTAGAAATCAGAAAATCATacttatgtataatatatacaaaacaTTTGCCTAATGCAATCGTATTAGGAAATAGGGAACACATGGTGACCATTTGAGAATTCTTCTCGTTGCAGAAACTGATACTGCAAACATGATTTTACACAATCAGTAACATTTCAACTGTTTTCTCGATACCAGAATTTTATGTAAACTACAATTTTTGACTTGAAAGAAGCTTCTTTCCCAGATCATGACACTCTTTGTAACAAATTCTATTGGCCAGTGGCCACAACCACGACCATGTCAAATTGGCGCACAAGGCATCAATCACTACCTCTATTTGGAGAATGGAGGTAAATATTCACTAGCAATTCgttattcttatatatataaataatacttttgTTGTATGTGCAGTAATATTGTCAAGTTGTGATCGCAAGTCAAGACTATTATATGCAAAAACATCATCTTATTCAACTTTACCATGGACAAAGAACTTGTTTATCTGAGTTGGCAATGATTACAGGTTTCTATTTCTTTCTCAGCTTTACTGATTATTATTTAGTTCACATTTATATGCCAACCAATTTTGAGGCTTTAAAAGAAGGGAATATATAATAGTAACCAacatataatacaaaattaactTATTCAATATACCTGATCTTTTCTGTCCCATTCTTGACATCCAGAAGGACCAGAACAGTGACGACTAGAAAGACACCAATGAATCTGAAAAACCAGTGTGAGAGACTGGCTGAGGAATATAAGCAAGGCACTGAATCAGTAGACCTTCTGAACATGATCTTTATCAATACCTCTTAGCAACTTGTGGCACTTAAACAGAGAACCAGCAATTGAGTACCATGATTATTAAATCTTCTAAGAAAGAACTCTATACTTTCAAATAACAAATATCAAGCTTCACTTAAGTCATGCAGCACTGAAATTAGCTGAAAACACAAGATCATCTCAGCTGTTCACACAACATCCTAGGTTCTTGTTACGTTACAAAAAAATACAATCGAAAGCTTAAACTTCATGTTGCCAATTATGACCAAGACTCAGATATTGCATGGCAATTTATACAATAATTCATTTTTCCCGTTAAAGGAGCCTTCTTTTCTTGTCTTGGCTTGGAATTCCTATGATAAAACATACAGAATCACTCAGGAAACCTTCCGAGTCTAACTTTATTGAAATCACCACATATCATTACTCATTTTTTTGAGAGCAACGCACTGCATTGTGCCATTATCTTTGATG of the Daucus carota subsp. sativus chromosome 4, DH1 v3.0, whole genome shotgun sequence genome contains:
- the LOC108218538 gene encoding aspartic proteinase PCS1 translates to MALYTTIFLHLLVMFSYHVNELSAIQNFNPNSFSPVFNDSLSLSFPLTPLTLSPNSTLRSSLISSQQISASSKSYSHGSFHFRSWFKYSMALIVSLPIGTPPQVQQMVIDTGSQLSWIQCRKKNPRKPHHKTSFDPSRSSSYSILPCNHPQCKPAIPDFTLPTSCDRTRHCHYSYFYADGTYAEGNLVREKLSFSRYQSTPPLILGCAMKSRDAEGILGMNLGRFSLPYQIRLSKFSYCVPFRQKLANVMPDGVFYLGQNPYSHTFHYVDILTFARSHLMPNFDPLAYTLKMVGISIGGKKLDIASSTFLPNAGGAGQTMIDSGTEYTFLVDAAYTKVRQEIVRLVGGKIKRGFVYENTLDMCFDGNAVEIGRSIGDLVFQFDKGVEIMIEKERVLENVGGGVHCFGIGRSELLGATSNIIGNFHQQNLWVEFDLRSLKVGFGKADCSRSV